In Canis aureus isolate CA01 chromosome 6, VMU_Caureus_v.1.0, whole genome shotgun sequence, one genomic interval encodes:
- the LOC144315677 gene encoding uncharacterized protein LOC144315677 isoform X2, whose protein sequence is MAAPQTPSDLRGSHLPACSREPHLTLRPPGRMRSSAHFRPPGPRPVEMRCSAGRPASLLDLPRAWTEKMTSPLVASLAHSTCFPGNSSPNRAGVREVSP, encoded by the exons ATGGCGGCTCCTCAGACGCCCTCTGACCTCCGTGGGAGCCATCTTCCAGCGTGCAGCCGCGAGCCGCACCTGACGCTAAGGCCCCCTGGGCGCATGCGCAGCAGCGCCCACTTCCGGCCTCCCGGACCGCGCCCCGTGGAGATGCGTTGCTCTGCGGGTCGACCAGCCAGCCTCCTGG ATTTGCCTAGAGCGTGGACGGAGAAGATGACGTCTCCACTGGTAGCTTCCTTGGCTCATAGCAcctgcttcccagggaattcCTCTCCAAACAG
- the LOC144315677 gene encoding uncharacterized protein LOC144315677 isoform X1 encodes MAAPQTPSDLRGSHLPACSREPHLTLRPPGRMRSSAHFRPPGPRPVEMRCSAGRPASLLDLPRAWTEKMTSPLVASLAHSTCFPGNSSPNRWSEVFLSMLGTSHMRVQFCQDLRLLHECVSS; translated from the exons ATGGCGGCTCCTCAGACGCCCTCTGACCTCCGTGGGAGCCATCTTCCAGCGTGCAGCCGCGAGCCGCACCTGACGCTAAGGCCCCCTGGGCGCATGCGCAGCAGCGCCCACTTCCGGCCTCCCGGACCGCGCCCCGTGGAGATGCGTTGCTCTGCGGGTCGACCAGCCAGCCTCCTGG ATTTGCCTAGAGCGTGGACGGAGAAGATGACGTCTCCACTGGTAGCTTCCTTGGCTCATAGCAcctgcttcccagggaattcCTCTCCAAACAG ATGGAGTGAGGTGTTCCTCAGCATGTTGGGTACCTCTCACATGAGGGTGCAGTTCTGCCAAGATCTCCGCCTTCTCCATGAGTGTGTGAGCTCCTGA